One Bdellovibrio bacteriovorus str. Tiberius DNA segment encodes these proteins:
- a CDS encoding PulJ/GspJ family protein → MNMKPLNNSGMTLVEVLVAIAISLISLTVLMQLTLSNRTHKSEVDRSIVLKEILTNNAIELKGRAVTDIPLPGNCIVRTYNYQTEFQSEVTQAGSPPLCGLAEPSKDTIQVVWEVEPATSINADFSSPSLKLPKYSNTLKKVTLHVRGYSSGAGARLIHNQVTLFKR, encoded by the coding sequence ATGAACATGAAACCTCTGAACAACTCCGGTATGACTCTTGTTGAAGTTCTGGTCGCCATCGCCATTTCCCTGATCAGCTTGACCGTACTGATGCAGCTGACTCTTTCCAATCGCACGCACAAATCCGAAGTGGATCGATCGATTGTTTTAAAAGAGATTCTGACCAACAACGCCATCGAACTTAAAGGACGCGCGGTCACGGACATTCCCCTGCCGGGAAATTGCATCGTGCGCACGTATAATTACCAGACTGAATTTCAAAGCGAAGTGACTCAGGCCGGAAGCCCGCCGCTGTGTGGTCTTGCGGAACCGTCCAAAGACACCATTCAGGTGGTGTGGGAGGTAGAACCCGCCACCAGCATCAATGCGGATTTCAGTTCGCCGTCCCTGAAGCTTCCCAAATATTCCAACACTCTTAAAAAAGTGACCCTGCATGTGCGCGGATATTCCAGCGGAGCCGGAGCCCGCCTGATTCACAATCAGGTGACTCTGTTTAAACGATGA